The Sphingorhabdus sp. Alg231-15 genome has a segment encoding these proteins:
- a CDS encoding PspC domain-containing protein: protein MKNKLKLDKTNGKLMGVCSGLANWSGMDANILRIIFVLATIFGFGSAIIIYLAIGLIVD, encoded by the coding sequence GTGAAAAACAAACTCAAACTCGATAAAACCAATGGCAAGTTGATGGGTGTTTGCTCCGGCCTTGCAAATTGGAGCGGTATGGATGCCAATATTCTGCGTATAATCTTTGTGCTCGCAACAATTTTCGGCTTCGGTTCTGCGATCATCATTTATCTGGCCATTGGTCTGATCGTCGACTGA
- a CDS encoding CHAP domain-containing protein: MKLMRKLGSSIIPILLVLQAIFFPTMARAEDGSSSQYLQCVPYARQLSGVQIYGDAHTWWRQARFAYERGNVPQLGAVLSLKSHGKMKLGHVAVVSRILDDRHILLSHANWSPINGRRGQIESNVAAMDVSDNGDWSRVKIWYAPIAALGKTAYPVNGFIYPNEKPSDFRNNAGKHWTAAKAVQRARTPNRNLFARQMKSELDKAARREQLAGVGHSNAQPTDLIGELLDRVGS, from the coding sequence ATGAAACTAATGAGGAAACTGGGTAGCTCCATCATTCCCATTCTTCTGGTCCTGCAGGCGATATTCTTCCCGACCATGGCACGCGCGGAGGACGGTTCGTCCTCCCAATATCTGCAATGCGTTCCCTATGCCCGCCAACTCAGTGGCGTCCAGATCTATGGTGATGCACACACATGGTGGCGGCAGGCTCGATTTGCTTATGAGCGCGGAAATGTTCCACAATTGGGTGCAGTCCTATCGCTCAAGAGCCACGGCAAGATGAAACTCGGCCATGTTGCTGTTGTCAGTCGGATATTGGATGATCGCCACATATTGTTGAGTCATGCCAACTGGTCACCAATTAACGGGCGTCGCGGACAGATTGAGAGCAATGTCGCAGCGATGGATGTATCGGACAATGGTGACTGGAGCCGGGTTAAAATCTGGTATGCTCCGATTGCTGCCCTTGGCAAGACGGCCTATCCGGTCAATGGATTTATCTATCCGAATGAGAAGCCAAGCGACTTCAGGAACAATGCGGGCAAGCACTGGACCGCCGCCAAGGCTGTTCAACGGGCAAGAACCCCCAATCGTAATCTCTTCGCCCGGCAGATGAAGTCCGAATTGGACAAGGCCGCACGGCGGGAACAGCTGGCCGGCGTCGGACATTCTAATGCTCAACCAACAGATTTAATTGGTGAACTGCTGGACAGAGTGGGCAGCTAA
- a CDS encoding cation diffusion facilitator family transporter, which produces MSGHHHHHGHIHHSHHDRHGPHGHMPTNFSRAFALGITLNVIYIIVEVVFGLLSGSMALLADAGHNLSDVLGLAVAWAGAELSKKPPSKQFTYGLGGSSILAALLNGLFLLLACGAIAWEAIERFSAPSEVASQTVIIVASIGIAINFGTAMLFMRGQKEDINIRGAFLHMMADAAVSAGVVIGGIVIFFTGKNWIDPLISLFIVALIFWSTWGLLSEAVRMSLAGVPRDIDVEEVLEALSEFPGVETVHDLHIWPMSTSETAMTAHLVIPSGHPGKDFLANVQKSMKDRFAIHHMTIQIELEDEEAGFCQTDCGS; this is translated from the coding sequence ATGTCCGGCCATCACCATCATCACGGACATATCCACCACAGCCATCACGATCGCCATGGCCCTCACGGCCACATGCCAACCAATTTCAGCCGTGCTTTCGCATTGGGCATTACACTTAACGTCATCTATATCATTGTCGAAGTGGTTTTCGGATTGCTGTCAGGCTCCATGGCGTTACTCGCCGATGCTGGGCATAATCTCTCCGATGTCCTGGGGTTGGCCGTTGCATGGGCAGGTGCAGAGCTCTCCAAGAAGCCGCCAAGCAAGCAGTTTACCTACGGTCTCGGTGGGTCCTCGATACTGGCGGCGCTGCTAAACGGCCTGTTCTTGCTGCTTGCGTGTGGGGCCATTGCTTGGGAAGCCATAGAACGGTTTAGCGCTCCCAGTGAAGTAGCCTCGCAGACGGTCATTATTGTGGCATCCATTGGTATCGCGATTAACTTCGGCACTGCCATGTTGTTCATGCGTGGGCAGAAGGAAGATATAAATATCCGCGGCGCATTTCTGCACATGATGGCCGACGCTGCGGTTTCGGCGGGTGTTGTCATTGGCGGCATTGTTATTTTCTTCACTGGTAAAAACTGGATCGATCCACTCATTAGTCTGTTCATTGTGGCGCTTATCTTTTGGAGCACCTGGGGTCTGTTGTCTGAGGCGGTGCGGATGTCACTTGCCGGTGTACCCAGAGATATTGATGTGGAGGAGGTGTTGGAAGCGCTCTCGGAATTCCCGGGGGTGGAAACAGTTCACGATCTTCATATCTGGCCGATGAGCACAAGTGAAACGGCGATGACGGCACATCTGGTCATTCCCAGCGGACATCCGGGCAAAGACTTTCTCGCCAATGTACAAAAATCGATGAAAGACCGATTTGCGATCCACCACATGACGATCCAGATTGAGCTAGAAGATGAAGAGGCTGGATTTTGCCAGACGGACTGCGGTTCCTAG
- a CDS encoding rhodanese-like domain-containing protein, producing MKTLPLVTLATILSTLSLQPAIAQNQPSSETTVNPQVDYTGFLQLTEQLADYRQERLVDLKRFKRIAKQADAIILDSRSAAAFAQGHIEGAINIPFSDFTEEKLTKILGDKSRPILIYCNNNFRDDVPPIVLKRAPLALNIPTFINLYGYGYENIYELNDVTHMADPLAQWKGTPRSLTVNPFQVSQKPIEDAKRAN from the coding sequence ATGAAAACATTACCGCTGGTGACATTGGCCACCATCCTTTCAACCCTCTCCTTGCAACCCGCTATAGCACAGAATCAGCCTTCTTCAGAAACAACCGTAAACCCGCAGGTGGACTATACCGGTTTTCTTCAACTGACTGAGCAGCTCGCGGATTATCGACAGGAGCGGCTCGTCGATTTGAAGCGATTCAAGAGAATCGCAAAGCAGGCAGACGCCATAATATTGGACAGCCGATCTGCGGCCGCGTTTGCACAGGGCCATATTGAAGGTGCCATCAACATACCTTTTTCAGATTTTACCGAAGAGAAACTGACCAAAATTTTGGGCGACAAATCACGACCCATCCTGATCTATTGCAATAATAATTTTCGAGACGATGTACCGCCAATTGTATTGAAACGGGCTCCGCTCGCTCTGAACATCCCGACATTCATTAATCTATACGGCTATGGATATGAAAACATCTACGAACTGAATGATGTCACGCATATGGCTGATCCGCTTGCCCAATGGAAAGGAACACCGAGAAGTTTAACCGTGAACCCATTTCAGGTTTCACAAAAACCTATCGAGGATGCGAAGCGCGCCAATTAG
- a CDS encoding amidohydrolase, whose product MKRFGIFLALAALPSIAQAEEPQEAEILAAIDARYDETASVARQIWEWAEVGYQEEKASGLLQQSLRAQGFTIEAGVAEIPTAFVAEYGKDGPVIAILAEFDALPGINQDAVATRSPIAGKTAAHACGHNLFGAGSLEAAIAVKKWLDQSGTPGRVRLYGTPAEEGGSGKVYMVRAGLFDDVDFALHWHAGDENSAAARTTLANRSAKFRFRGVSAHAAGAPEKARSALDGVEAFNLMINMMREHVPQDSRIHYVITEGGTAPNVVPDFAEVFYYVRHPDPDGVEAIWKRLEDAARGAALGTGTKVEWEVIHGNNPLLVNEPLAKMMDSKLRQVGGITYTAKEQEFAEQIYASFDSPKHELGSESEIQPYDVTLGYGSTDVGDVSYATPTVGLSTAAWVPGTSAHSWQSSAASGMSIGFKGTQVAAKALTLAAIELYTNPELRREAKTEFDTARGPDYVYKSLLGDRDPPLDYRK is encoded by the coding sequence ATGAAACGTTTCGGTATCTTTCTCGCGCTTGCCGCCCTGCCCTCCATAGCTCAGGCGGAAGAGCCGCAGGAGGCGGAAATACTGGCCGCAATTGATGCGCGTTATGACGAAACCGCCAGCGTCGCCCGGCAGATCTGGGAATGGGCAGAGGTCGGCTATCAGGAAGAAAAAGCCAGCGGCCTGCTGCAGCAAAGTCTGCGCGCCCAAGGCTTCACAATTGAGGCAGGCGTTGCAGAAATACCGACTGCCTTCGTCGCAGAATATGGCAAAGACGGACCTGTGATCGCGATTCTGGCCGAATTTGATGCCCTACCCGGCATCAATCAGGACGCCGTTGCGACCCGTTCGCCCATTGCCGGCAAAACAGCCGCCCATGCCTGCGGCCATAATTTGTTCGGCGCCGGCTCCCTCGAGGCAGCAATTGCCGTCAAGAAATGGCTCGATCAATCCGGGACACCCGGCCGGGTCCGGCTCTATGGTACGCCAGCCGAAGAAGGCGGTAGCGGCAAAGTCTATATGGTCCGCGCGGGATTGTTTGATGATGTCGATTTCGCTCTGCATTGGCATGCCGGTGATGAGAACTCAGCCGCAGCCCGTACAACATTGGCCAATCGTTCGGCGAAATTCCGGTTTCGCGGGGTCTCCGCCCATGCCGCAGGTGCTCCGGAAAAAGCGCGCTCCGCACTGGACGGTGTAGAGGCCTTCAACCTCATGATAAATATGATGCGCGAACATGTGCCGCAGGATTCACGCATCCATTATGTCATCACCGAAGGCGGCACAGCGCCCAATGTCGTGCCCGATTTTGCCGAAGTGTTTTACTATGTCCGTCATCCTGACCCCGACGGCGTTGAAGCCATCTGGAAGCGACTGGAAGATGCCGCCCGCGGTGCCGCCCTTGGCACTGGTACCAAAGTCGAATGGGAAGTTATTCACGGAAATAATCCCTTGCTGGTCAACGAACCGCTGGCGAAAATGATGGACTCCAAACTCCGTCAGGTAGGCGGCATTACATATACCGCCAAAGAGCAGGAATTTGCCGAGCAGATCTATGCCAGCTTTGATAGCCCCAAGCACGAACTTGGCAGCGAGTCAGAGATACAGCCCTATGACGTAACGCTTGGCTATGGCTCGACCGATGTCGGAGATGTCTCCTACGCCACACCAACGGTCGGACTGAGCACCGCCGCATGGGTACCGGGTACGTCGGCCCACAGCTGGCAATCCTCAGCCGCCAGCGGCATGTCGATCGGATTCAAGGGCACCCAAGTCGCCGCCAAAGCACTGACGCTCGCAGCTATTGAGCTTTACACCAATCCCGAATTGCGCCGTGAAGCCAAAACCGAATTTGATACGGCACGCGGTCCGGATTATGTCTATAAATCCCTGCTCGGCGACCGCGATCCACCATTAGATTATCGGAAGTGA
- a CDS encoding alpha/beta hydrolase, with protein sequence MSSQSKIYLIASSLLINACAPLSDAPEISAKPESSHMTLGDSFLSEFYQYEGQLKAPGLLLKKEPLGVTQSNPGAGQNFRLLYSSTDGLDGEDLLYVSGALFLPEGTAPAGGWPLMAWTHGTVGIADICAPSWNGRQQQDRDHLEFWLKNGFAVVASDYQGLGTRGTHPYLATRPEAYSNLDIIRAVQASDFPVSDKVVLFGQSQGAGAAIATAAFAAEYAPDVNVIGAVATGVPFFSPKALIALQESRPPDRVDPMLAYNMLALSLVQRTDSSFALSDYVSEEALPIAKSVENTCHKDVRAKVGAQALTHNRTFKKSPSDLLATAFARMGYPTLKLPIPTFVGTGGKDKDTPVRMQAAFVKRACEAGSTIQSVLYRDLDHRGVVPGSTGDTLPFVRAVFSEEKLPGNCQNLPF encoded by the coding sequence TTGAGCAGTCAATCAAAAATCTATCTCATAGCCAGTTCTCTATTGATCAACGCTTGTGCGCCTCTTTCTGATGCGCCTGAAATTTCGGCCAAGCCGGAATCATCGCATATGACATTGGGTGATAGCTTTCTCTCTGAATTCTATCAGTATGAAGGTCAGCTAAAAGCACCCGGCTTGCTTCTGAAAAAGGAACCGCTTGGTGTCACGCAATCCAATCCAGGGGCAGGACAAAATTTCCGCCTGCTCTATTCTTCAACCGACGGTCTGGATGGCGAAGATCTGCTGTATGTTTCGGGCGCATTATTTTTGCCCGAAGGCACCGCGCCAGCCGGTGGTTGGCCGCTTATGGCGTGGACGCATGGAACGGTAGGTATTGCCGATATTTGTGCGCCTTCCTGGAATGGGCGGCAACAACAAGACAGGGATCATCTTGAATTCTGGTTGAAAAATGGATTTGCCGTGGTTGCATCCGATTATCAGGGATTGGGTACTCGTGGCACGCATCCCTATCTGGCTACACGTCCAGAAGCCTATAGCAATCTTGATATCATACGTGCGGTGCAGGCTTCCGATTTTCCGGTTTCAGACAAAGTGGTTTTGTTCGGGCAGTCTCAAGGCGCTGGCGCGGCGATAGCGACGGCTGCTTTCGCAGCAGAATATGCACCGGATGTAAATGTCATCGGGGCGGTTGCCACCGGCGTCCCGTTTTTCTCTCCCAAAGCATTGATTGCGCTGCAGGAATCGAGACCGCCTGATCGCGTTGACCCCATGCTTGCCTATAATATGCTGGCTCTGTCGCTGGTACAGCGCACCGATTCTAGTTTCGCGCTGTCCGATTATGTTTCGGAAGAGGCCCTTCCGATCGCGAAGTCAGTAGAAAATACTTGTCACAAAGATGTCAGGGCAAAAGTCGGTGCCCAGGCACTGACCCACAATCGCACTTTCAAAAAATCGCCGTCTGATCTTCTGGCTACGGCCTTTGCCAGAATGGGTTATCCGACTCTGAAACTTCCGATACCAACTTTCGTTGGTACTGGTGGCAAGGACAAAGACACGCCTGTCCGCATGCAAGCGGCCTTCGTTAAAAGAGCCTGTGAGGCTGGCTCCACCATCCAGTCCGTGCTGTATCGAGACCTTGATCATCGCGGCGTTGTGCCGGGTTCAACCGGAGATACATTACCATTCGTACGGGCGGTATTTTCGGAAGAGAAACTGCCTGGCAACTGCCAGAATCTGCCCTTTTAA
- the recF gene encoding DNA replication/repair protein RecF (All proteins in this family for which functions are known are DNA-binding proteins that assist the filamentation of RecA onto DNA for the initiation of recombination or recombinational repair.) — translation MTISRLTLQNFRNYPQLRLDVAPGFIVLSGENGAGKTNILEAVSLLSPGRGLRRAAMRDMAFEGGAGDFAVAAQLDDVQLGTGTSAEHPERRKTRINGAAVPTNDLAQWLSILWLTPAMDRLFMEGASGRRNFLDRLVTALEPDHARNCARYDAARRERNRLLADEYMPDSEWLDALDGQLARFGSAVAEARFRISEALNNTLATTDDGLFASAKLNLNDDALRSEEMLQDALRASRQADRAAGRTLKGPHRADLTVFHGTKDQAAEKCSTGEQKALLFSIILAHADLIAEQRGNRPILLLDEVAAHLDPRRRAALFGKLSEKGGQVWLTGTEPGLFEDVPKDALHLRVVEASVTKR, via the coding sequence ATGACGATCTCCCGGCTCACTCTTCAAAACTTCAGAAACTATCCTCAACTGCGATTGGATGTCGCGCCCGGCTTTATTGTGTTGAGTGGAGAAAACGGGGCCGGCAAGACCAATATATTGGAAGCCGTTTCGCTTTTGTCTCCTGGACGAGGACTACGGCGGGCCGCCATGAGAGATATGGCCTTTGAAGGCGGCGCTGGCGATTTTGCAGTGGCGGCACAGCTGGATGATGTTCAGCTAGGTACGGGTACGAGTGCGGAACATCCCGAACGCCGGAAAACCCGCATCAATGGCGCAGCGGTTCCCACCAATGATCTCGCGCAATGGCTGTCGATATTATGGCTGACGCCAGCAATGGATCGCCTTTTTATGGAGGGTGCATCGGGACGGCGGAATTTTCTGGATCGCCTGGTTACCGCGCTTGAGCCCGACCATGCCCGCAATTGCGCTCGCTATGATGCGGCACGTCGCGAGCGCAATCGGCTGTTGGCTGATGAATATATGCCGGATAGTGAATGGCTCGATGCTCTGGATGGACAGCTTGCGCGATTTGGAAGCGCCGTTGCAGAGGCTCGCTTTCGGATATCAGAAGCGCTCAACAATACGCTGGCAACGACCGATGATGGCTTATTTGCCTCGGCCAAGCTCAATCTGAACGATGACGCGCTCCGTAGTGAGGAGATGCTGCAAGATGCTTTGAGGGCCAGCCGTCAGGCCGATCGCGCCGCAGGACGGACATTGAAGGGGCCTCATCGTGCAGACTTGACCGTCTTTCACGGAACCAAGGATCAGGCGGCGGAAAAATGCTCGACCGGGGAGCAGAAAGCACTGCTCTTTTCGATCATTCTTGCCCATGCCGACCTTATTGCCGAGCAACGGGGCAATCGCCCGATCCTGTTGCTCGACGAGGTGGCCGCCCATTTGGACCCCAGGCGCCGCGCCGCATTATTTGGAAAGCTTTCTGAAAAGGGTGGCCAAGTCTGGCTCACTGGCACCGAACCGGGTCTTTTCGAGGACGTTCCCAAAGATGCGCTGCATCTCAGGGTTGTCGAGGCCAGCGTTACGAAGCGTTAA
- a CDS encoding SDR family oxidoreductase — translation MDLGLQDKVIFVAGASRGIGLGIVEACLAEGAKVAMAARGEVALETEKSRLADIYGADRLWSQAGDLRDSATVDAMTADIEKSFGPLWGVVANVGLHPCPPGFEVDDDTWRSGMSQNLDSAFILSRSALRFMQPRNEGSVLLISSIAGLSGLGTPLTYGTAKAGMNHLAKELAVIAGPSGVRVNVIAPGNIIFPDGDWEKRVNGEKGASVMRWINREVPLRRFGKPEEIGSAAAYVLSPRASFITGAIIPVDGGQDK, via the coding sequence ATGGATTTAGGGCTACAGGATAAAGTCATTTTTGTGGCTGGTGCAAGCCGGGGTATTGGTCTGGGAATTGTCGAAGCCTGTCTGGCTGAAGGTGCAAAAGTAGCAATGGCGGCTCGCGGTGAGGTTGCATTGGAGACAGAAAAATCGCGATTGGCGGATATTTACGGAGCCGACCGCCTTTGGTCGCAAGCAGGCGATTTGCGGGACAGCGCAACAGTTGATGCCATGACCGCCGACATCGAAAAGAGTTTTGGGCCGCTTTGGGGCGTTGTAGCCAATGTTGGTTTGCATCCTTGCCCTCCGGGCTTCGAAGTGGATGATGACACTTGGCGCAGTGGGATGAGTCAAAATCTTGACTCGGCCTTCATTTTGTCTCGATCGGCTTTGCGGTTCATGCAGCCGAGGAACGAGGGATCGGTTCTGTTGATCAGTTCTATCGCCGGTCTTTCGGGACTGGGAACACCTCTGACATATGGCACGGCCAAGGCAGGCATGAACCATCTTGCCAAAGAGCTAGCGGTGATTGCAGGCCCGTCAGGAGTTCGAGTCAATGTAATCGCACCAGGCAATATCATTTTTCCTGACGGAGATTGGGAGAAACGGGTCAATGGTGAAAAGGGCGCTTCCGTGATGCGATGGATCAATCGTGAAGTGCCTCTCCGGCGTTTCGGGAAGCCTGAAGAAATCGGATCAGCAGCAGCTTATGTGCTTAGTCCACGTGCCAGTTTTATTACGGGCGCGATTATCCCTGTGGATGGTGGTCAGGACAAGTAG
- the mobA gene encoding NTP transferase domain-containing protein, whose product MNDNPPTCLIILAGGQSRRMGQEKATIRLDGERLVDRAVARYRPSVDRIWLSAPSDFETGLDIISDNPDAPGGPVGAIFTIAANLPILCPEAIGFLTIPVDAPFAPDDLVSRLSAVPGCSVAQGPKRLHPVFGYWRCDIVNSVRGTHEIGDQSPSLHWLVRQCDAQLITWHDEQAFMNINTPDDLVAAEAHI is encoded by the coding sequence ATGAACGACAACCCTCCAACCTGCCTGATCATTTTGGCTGGCGGTCAGTCGCGCCGAATGGGACAGGAAAAGGCCACTATCAGGCTCGATGGAGAGCGCCTGGTCGACAGGGCGGTGGCACGATATCGACCCTCGGTTGATCGCATATGGCTCTCGGCACCAAGCGATTTTGAAACCGGCCTCGATATCATCAGTGATAATCCTGATGCGCCGGGAGGTCCTGTTGGCGCCATTTTCACTATAGCCGCAAATTTGCCGATACTCTGTCCCGAAGCGATAGGATTTCTCACCATCCCCGTTGATGCGCCTTTTGCGCCAGATGACTTGGTTTCGAGACTGAGCGCGGTTCCTGGTTGTTCGGTGGCACAAGGCCCCAAACGATTACACCCGGTTTTTGGTTATTGGCGCTGTGATATCGTCAATAGTGTCCGCGGGACACATGAGATTGGTGATCAATCCCCATCCCTGCATTGGTTAGTGCGGCAATGCGATGCCCAACTGATAACCTGGCACGATGAACAAGCCTTTATGAATATCAACACGCCGGACGATCTCGTCGCTGCTGAAGCCCATATATAA
- a CDS encoding PilZ domain-containing protein produces the protein MSGKSNQRVIDKKFKRGDHRISTRAGVEIAAEVREPGLGRIEAMVIDLSLSGFRMRCMTRLTGEKNIFMTLPSFAAIESKICWIKDDFFGCEFVQPLHPAVFDHIVSRYPTLKVVEA, from the coding sequence ATGAGCGGCAAGTCCAACCAGCGCGTGATAGACAAAAAGTTTAAGCGCGGCGATCATCGGATCTCGACCCGCGCCGGTGTCGAGATAGCGGCAGAGGTTCGGGAGCCAGGGCTCGGCCGTATTGAAGCCATGGTTATCGATCTTTCACTCTCTGGCTTTCGTATGCGCTGCATGACGAGGCTGACAGGGGAAAAAAATATCTTCATGACCCTGCCATCATTCGCAGCCATTGAAAGCAAGATTTGCTGGATTAAGGATGATTTTTTCGGTTGTGAATTTGTTCAACCCCTGCATCCGGCTGTGTTTGATCATATCGTATCACGATATCCGACCCTAAAAGTCGTAGAGGCGTAG
- a CDS encoding lysophospholipid acyltransferase family protein: MHNNIKPNWLSEIVRRFSVFVYTITGWKAIQENPAPRKCVIIAAPHTSNWDFIYFFGLTNSLKIKSYWIGKDTLFKWPFGDMMRRMGGIPVDRSKSQNMVDAMVAEFEKRDDFILTIPPEGTRGNVRQWRTGFYYIALKAKVPLIIGMMDYAKKTGGLGPEIEVTGDYEADMEKVSSYYHRVTPKFPEKAMDDIVHTNPDSTPGGGQSGEPR, translated from the coding sequence GTGCACAATAATATCAAACCTAATTGGCTGTCGGAAATTGTCCGGCGCTTTTCGGTATTTGTTTATACGATCACAGGCTGGAAGGCCATTCAGGAAAACCCTGCGCCGCGCAAATGTGTGATTATCGCGGCACCGCACACCAGCAACTGGGATTTCATCTATTTTTTCGGTCTGACCAACAGCTTGAAAATCAAATCCTACTGGATAGGCAAGGATACGCTATTCAAATGGCCCTTTGGTGACATGATGCGGCGGATGGGCGGTATCCCGGTGGACCGGTCGAAATCTCAAAATATGGTCGATGCGATGGTTGCGGAATTTGAAAAGCGCGACGATTTCATTCTAACGATTCCGCCAGAAGGGACGCGAGGCAATGTGCGGCAATGGCGGACCGGTTTCTATTATATCGCACTGAAGGCCAAGGTACCGTTGATCATCGGGATGATGGACTATGCTAAGAAAACCGGCGGGCTGGGCCCCGAGATCGAAGTAACCGGCGACTATGAGGCCGATATGGAAAAGGTCAGTAGCTATTATCACAGGGTCACCCCGAAATTCCCGGAAAAGGCCATGGACGATATTGTTCACACCAATCCCGATTCGACTCCGGGCGGAGGGCAGTCGGGAGAACCAAGATGA
- a CDS encoding DUF1295 domain-containing protein: MTLLAALGQNFILLVVVMVILWLVSVKIRDVSFIDAFWAYGMAIMAGASIWQVGDAGWLGWTIFGLTVTWGVRLGTHLYLRWSKEGEDPRYTKIIGTAMEKKGWSFAKTALIKAWILQIPLLFMVCLPAQIGILLAGDQGLGPIAIIGLLLAVIGIAFETIGDAQLKAFKADPTNKGKVLDTGLWRYTRHPNYFGDFCAWWGIWLVAAQVGWPVWVAIVGPLFLSFTLTKWSGAPMLEYALRKNRPDYVDYIERTSGFFPMPPKR, translated from the coding sequence ATGACTCTACTGGCAGCATTGGGTCAAAATTTTATCCTTCTGGTCGTGGTCATGGTCATTCTCTGGCTGGTCTCCGTGAAGATCCGCGATGTGTCCTTTATCGATGCATTCTGGGCTTATGGCATGGCGATCATGGCCGGGGCGTCGATTTGGCAAGTGGGCGATGCCGGCTGGCTCGGTTGGACGATCTTCGGTTTGACCGTCACTTGGGGTGTGCGGCTGGGCACGCATCTCTATTTGCGGTGGAGCAAGGAAGGTGAAGACCCGCGCTATACGAAAATCATCGGTACGGCGATGGAGAAAAAGGGCTGGAGTTTTGCCAAAACTGCATTGATCAAGGCGTGGATACTGCAAATCCCGCTGCTGTTCATGGTCTGCTTGCCCGCACAAATTGGGATATTACTGGCCGGTGATCAGGGCCTTGGACCGATTGCGATTATCGGGTTATTGCTTGCCGTTATCGGCATCGCTTTCGAAACAATCGGAGATGCCCAGCTAAAGGCTTTCAAAGCGGATCCAACCAATAAAGGCAAGGTGCTTGATACTGGACTTTGGCGCTATACGCGCCACCCCAATTATTTCGGTGACTTTTGTGCGTGGTGGGGCATCTGGTTGGTCGCCGCACAAGTCGGCTGGCCCGTTTGGGTGGCGATTGTCGGGCCGCTATTCCTCAGCTTCACACTGACCAAATGGAGTGGTGCGCCGATGCTGGAATATGCGCTACGGAAGAACCGGCCAGATTATGTGGACTATATCGAGCGGACGTCCGGTTTTTTCCCGATGCCGCCAAAGAGATAA
- a CDS encoding thermonuclease family protein has translation MTRGFLRKIKLLLMVILVVGGSWALTQWVGGEETIIINGRKVTVIDGDSFKDADDEYRIYGIDAPEYRQICKDSENRDWPCGKSSRTALETALGEGEHSCDVRARDRYGRMIVTCTNADRDLGASMVEQGHAMSSENFDQVIYGREEASAEKAKRGIWQGAFEKPSNWRASHPR, from the coding sequence ATGACGAGAGGGTTTCTCAGGAAAATCAAACTGTTGTTGATGGTCATTTTGGTCGTCGGCGGTTCATGGGCGTTGACACAATGGGTCGGCGGTGAAGAGACTATCATCATTAATGGCAGAAAAGTTACTGTTATTGATGGCGATAGCTTCAAGGATGCAGACGACGAATATCGTATCTATGGTATCGATGCTCCAGAATATCGACAGATATGTAAAGATTCAGAAAATCGCGATTGGCCATGCGGGAAGTCATCGCGCACTGCCCTGGAAACGGCGTTAGGTGAAGGCGAGCATAGCTGTGATGTTCGTGCCCGCGACCGATATGGTCGCATGATTGTCACCTGTACAAACGCTGACAGGGATCTCGGTGCCTCTATGGTTGAGCAAGGCCACGCGATGTCTTCCGAAAATTTTGACCAAGTGATTTACGGCCGGGAAGAGGCAAGCGCAGAAAAGGCGAAGCGCGGCATCTGGCAGGGAGCGTTTGAAAAGCCTTCTAATTGGCGCGCTTCGCATCCTCGATAG